TGGTTGCTTTTTTGCTACCTTTTCTTTTAGCACAAAAGAATTTAGTAGAAATAATACCAGGAAGATAGCGGGAACAAATACAATTAATCTTTTCATCTTTTTAAATTTTAAGTAAAACAAATGTTTCATCATCTATTTTATGATCCTATCAGAATTGATGCAGCAAAATTACTTTGATATATTTCGGTGCGGGGAATTTGGATTGTAAATAAAAATGTAAACTTTGTAAATAAAAACCTGAAACTATGCTTGATACCCGAAATCTCCTCAACCAGAAGAGCAAATATCTGTGTGGATTTATATTACTCTCACTTATATCTGTAGTCTGCGCGGCATTCAGCATCACCGGCGCCAAATAGTAATGCAAAACACATTTCTAAAAGCTTACTCCAACAGAAGCATAATGTATTATGAGAGATAGATAACTTGTCCTTATTTACCAACTATTAGTATATTAATGGTAAGATTTTTTTCATTCTCAACCCTACAAAAGTCACTGCCCGCTGTTAATAAAAAAATTCGCTATCGCAATAAATTACACTTAACTATTTACATGGGTAAGGTAATAAGTAGCCTGGTCGAGTGATGAGAGTTTGTCAAAACCTGCCTGCCTTAATAGTGTTACCAATTGCCCGCGATGGTAGGTTGAATGGTTGATGCTATGCGCAAATGTTTGCCAGTAAGGCAATTGCCCTGATCCTCTCCTGGGATAAACAAAGGTGACGGCATCGGTATAATTTTCTTCCGGCCAGTTTTTTATAAAATTTTGCATCCCGGCGGAAGCAGTTTTCCAGATATCAATCAGTTCGTTTTTTGGGCCCTCAAAATGGGATGTAAGGTAGGTGGGCGCTGGCGCTTTTATCCAGAAATCTATCCAAATCTTTTCCGCGCTGGCAATATGTACTGCCGTTTGCCTTACACTACCAAAACTGCTTATAAGCGTTTGTTCCCATTGTTCATCGCTAACCTGGCTTAGCCAGGCCATAGCTTTATCATTCGCCCAACTGTTATAAGCAGCTAAGGCCGTAAAATATTGCTTGGTCATTTTTTTTAATTATTTAGTTGGTACTGTTTGGGCGTTATGCCGTGTACCTGTTTAAAAGATTGTATAAAGCTGGATAGGTTCTCATAACCCAGTTCATAATAGATATCACTGGCTTTGTGTCCGCCCTGCTTAAGTAGCCGGGCGGCTTTCTCCATTCTTTTTTCCAGCAGCCATTTGCTGGGCGAGGTGCCGTAAAGCCTGGCGAAGCGCCGCTTAAAGGTTGATAAACTTGCGTTGCATAAAAAGGCCAGTTCTTCTACACTCACCGGCTGATCGATATGAGCATTTACCGCCTGCCTGATGACGATATCGTCGGCTGCTTCATGACTCATGCCGCGCAGCTTTTGTAGAATTCCAGGATAACTTTCGCCCAGGTAAAGCAGTAGCTCATACAGTTTTAGTTGCTGCATATTTGGCGAGATGGCTTGATTTTCAGCAAGCATATGCCCCAAAGAACTGATGAAGTTTTGGATAAAGGCATCCTGTTGGAAGCGCAGGATAGGCTCCTCCTGTAGTTGACTGGCGGTCGCCCTTAGCAGTTCCTGGTGCCGGATAAAAAAATCAGCCAGTACGCGATTATCAAAAGCGATCAGAATACTTCGGTAATTGCCGCCCGGCGCAACTATTTTTTCGCTCATCAGGCAATTGCCGGCAGCAAGCAGCAAAAACTGCCCGGGTATAATGCTCACTATTTTGCCTGCATAATGAACAGTCTTTTCGCCTTCCAACAGGAAACTAAAAAGATTTTGTAGCAGCGTGATCCTGTTCCTGATACTGGCCCCCTCGGCCTGGTAACTAAAAATCCTGATCGGTTCTGCTTGTTTCATTCCAGGCTAATTTAATGCTTTTGTCCATAAACCAGCAGCGAAGCTTTGGCAAGCGTTGCATAATGTAGGTTGAATCCCACGTACGCTGGCGTAGCGTTTTGATCTAATTGCAGTTTTTGCCCCAGTGCATAAACGGTAATCAGGTAACGGTGCGCCGGTCCTTCGGGCGGTGCAGCACCGGCATAACCAGCAAAACCCATATCGGTGTTGCTTTGTATGGTACCTTTGGGTAATAAGTTTTTACTGATGTCGCCTGCATTCGCCGGCAATTCAGTTACCCCGGCAGGGATATTAAAAACAATCCAATGCCAGAAGCCACTGCCTGTTGGCGCGTCCTGGTCGTATATGGTCAGTGCGAAAGCCCTTGTTTCTTTGGGCGCGTTCTCCCAATAAAGCTGCGGCGATCGGTTTTGCCCGGTAAAACCCATACTATCTGCGTATTGTTTGATGTTTAATTGCCCGCCCAGCTCTTTGCTCTTTAATGTAAATGTTGCCATTGCTTGAATCCTTTTATCTGATAAGTCAAAGGTAGGCGGTAGCTACAAGTAATCTCAGAGGGAAACGTTCAAAAAGTATCGTTAAACGTTCAATTTTATTCGTATTTTTTCCCAGATTGTCCGTGCGCGTAGGGTGTACCAAGCTGGCAGATGAACGACATGCTAAAACGGATTAGCAAATGTATCAATGGCCTCACAATACCCCCGCCAGCAGGTAAACGTTATGCTAAAACGATTTTTATTTTCACCAATAGCTTACCCGGCGTTCGCGTTAGGGATGGCAGCGAATACAGGCCCATTAGCGTAATGCCTGCAGGCGTATGAGCGTACAGCCCGGCCCCATTTCTATCAATGGGGCAACGCCCTTGTTTGGTGAGTGGTTGGATTGGGTGAGTGGTTGATTAAGTTGAAAAGCGAGGCTTATTCTTTAACGCCCGTTAACCCAATCAACCATTCACAATCAACCGGTTATTAACGTCTCTTTAACCTATTCAACCACTCACTCACCTAATCCCTAATAATAATACACATTCTCCTGCGCATGAGCGGTCAGCTTTTTTGAATCGGTAGCTGCCGAGAGGCCCTGCACCCAGATGGTGTTGAGCGTTTTGTTTTTGATTTGCACATCGGTTAGGGTATACAACACCGTAGCTGTACCTGCCTTATGGATTTCGAAGGTGTAGGTATTGCCGCCGTTAACGGTAACAAAAGGGCTGTACTGTTTGTAGCTTTTTGCCGAAGCCAGGGTAGCGCCTGCTTTAACAACCAGGTCGAGCGCCTGGTTATCGGGGCTCAGATTAACAAAGCGCACGCCGGCCTTGCCTTCATCCGGTACGCCTACCGAATCGGGGATAACCAATATATTGGGGGTACTTACCACATTGGCCAGAAATACCGAGTAAAGTTTATTGGCCTTGAAAGTGGCGGTATCGCTGATTATTTTCTGATTGCTGGCGCCTACATAAAATGTGATGGTGCGTTTGCCGGTATAGGCGTTAATATAATCGAGGCTCTCGCCGCTTTTGATGTAAAAATTATTGGCCCGGTTTTGGTCAAGGAAAAAATCAACAGGCTGGGCATCGGGCGAAGCGTTGATTGCCGAAACCAAAGCCACTTTAGGCGCAATGTATTGGTGGTTATCGTCGTTTTTAAGGCACGATGTTAAAGAAACCGCAAGCAAACATATCATCCCGATCATGCCTGCCCTTTGTGTAAAAATTTGCTTCATAGTAATGGTTAGTAAATATATATAAAACCATTACGGATGTTTTTTTGCAAACGCTACAAGCGGTATAGATTTGAGGTTAAAGCAGAAAGGCAAAAGATGGCTTCGGCCATCTTTAACCTTTCCATTGTCTTTATTTCTTCACCCAGCCATCTTTTAGGGTAACTGTTCTGTTAAATACCAGTTTAGCGCTGGTTGAGTATTTATCCAGTGTGAAATATCCTTTACGCATGAACTGTACAGCGGTGCCGGGTGTGGCGTTGGCCAGGTCGGGTTCAATATAGGCCGTTGGGATAATGTGCAGGCTGTTTGGGTTAATGTAATCCTTAAAGTCGCCTTCCTCGCTTTGTGGGTTCTCTACCTGGAAAAGGCGGTCGTACAGCCTTACTTCGGCAGTTTTGGCGTGTGGTACGCTCACCCAATGGATGGTGCCCTTCACGTTGATGCCGCTGGTATCGTTACCCGATTTTGATTCGGGCAGGTAGCTGCAATGAATTTCGGTTATGTTGCCATCGGCATCCTTCACAAAACTATCGCAACGGATGATGTAGGCATTTTTGAGCCTCACCATTAGCCCCACGCCCAGGCGGAAGAATTTCTTGGACGGCACTTCCATAAAGTCTTCCCGCTCAATCCAAAGTTCGCGGCTGAATGGAAACTCGCGGCTGCCGTCGCCATCTTCGGCCTCGGGGTTGTTTTCGCCATGCATAATCTCCACCTCGCCTTCGGGGTAGTTGGTCAGGATACACTTTATAGGGTCGAGCACGGCCATACGGCGCCATGCGGTTTTGTTCAGGTCTTCGCGGATACAGAATTCCAGCAGGCCAACATCAATCATATTTTCGCGTTTGGCTACGCCGATGCGTTCGCAAAACTCGCGGATACTGGCAGGCGTATACCCCCGGCGGCGCAGGCCGCTAATGGTAGGCATGCGTGGGTCGTCCCAGCCGTCAACATGGTTTTCAACCACCAGTTGCAGCAGCTTGCGCTTGCTCATTACGGTGTAGTTGAGGTTAAGGCGGGCAAACTCGTATTGTTTTGACGGGAAGATGCTCAATTGCTCAATAAACCAATCGTACAGTGCCCGGTGGGGTATAAACTCCAGCGTACAAATAGAGTGGGTTATCTGCTCAATAGCATCTGATTGGCCGTGGGCAAAATCGTACATAGGGTATATGCACCAGGCATCGCCGGTACGGTGGTGATGGGCATGCTTAATGCGGTACATCAAAGGGTCGCGCAGGTGCATGTTGGGTGCAGCAAGGTCAACCTTGGCACGCAGTACTTTGGCGCCATCGGGGTATTTGCCGGCTTTCATATCGGCAAACAGCTCCAAATTTTCCTCAACAGAGCGGCTGCGGTACTGGTTGGGTACACCGGGCTCGGTAGGGGTGCCTTTTTGGTGGGCAATTTCTTCGGCAGTGCTATCATCAACATAAGCCAGGTTGGCTTTAATAAGCGTTACCGCAAACTCATATAGCTGGTCGAAATAGTCGGAAGCGTACAGTTCTTCGGCCCAGTTAAAGCCCAGCCATTTAACATCTTCCTTAATGCTGTCAACGTATTCCACATCCTCTTTAACAGGGTTGGTATCATCAAAACGCAGGTTGGTTTTGCCATTGTATTTTTGGGCCAAACCAAAGTTAAGGCAAATAGATTTGGCGTGGCCAATATGCAGGTAACCATTAGGCTCGGGCGGGAAACGGGTTAATACCCGGCCATTGTGCTTGCCGTTTGCTATATCTTCTTCAACAATTTCTTCTATAAAGTTCAGTGATCTTTCTTCGCTCATAGGGCAAAAATAATAAAAAAAAGCCCCCTCCGCCCCCTTAATGGGTGAACTTAAATAAAATACAAATGGAAGGAAATATCGAATAATGAATTTAGAATATCCAACACCGAATTTTTCCTTCATTATCCGGTATTGGATATTTGGCGTTCGATATTAAATCGCCCCGCAGATACAGGATAGCCTATTGTTTTTAGCGGAAAAACATTAAATTTGAAAAACCGCTAACATCAAACCCTACGCCCCAATGAATATGCAACAAGGCAATTACATGAACTTTCAGGATATGACGCCCGAGGAGATGGCCTTTTTACAACAAGCTACAGCAAACCTCAACGAAAGCCAAACCAATTATTTTTACATGGTTTACAGCAGCAAAAGGAAATCGGCACAGGAAATTATGTTGTTTACGCTGTTGGGATTTGTTGGCTTTGCCGGCATACATCGGTTTGTGTTAGGTCAGATTGGAATGGGGTTTGTGTACTTTTTTACCGGTGGATTTTGCGCGATAGGAACAATTGTTGACCTGGTGAACAATAAATCGCTTGTATTAAAGTATAATAAAGAGATGGCTTATGACAGCCACCGGATGGCGTTAATGACGCCTTAAACCAAGACCATACTTATTTCTATATTTGTTCATGAAACTATCCGCACTTACTGCTTACCTTGAAAGCCTTGCGCCGCTCGTTTACCAGGAGGATTATGATAATGCAGGCCTTATTGTAGGCCATCCCGACCAGGAAATATCCCAGGCGCTGCTATCTTTAGACTGTACTGAAGCGGTTGTTGACGAAGCTATTGCTACAGGCTGCCAGCTAATTATATCCCATCACCCCATAGTTTTCAGGGGATTAAAGAAATTTAACAGTAAAACATACGTAGAGCGTGTTGTTGAAAAAGCCATTCGCAAGGGTATAGCCCTGTATGCTATTCATACCAACCTTGATAATGTAATGCACGGGGTTAACAACCGCATATGCGATACCCTTGGCCTTAAAAACTGCCGTATATTGCTGCCCAAGCATAACCTGATTAAAAAGCTGGTTACCTTTGTACCCCACAGCCATGCCGATGCCGTGCGCGAAGCTTTGTTTGCAGCCGGGGCCGGTAATATTGGCAATTACAGCGAAGTTAGCTTTAACGCCGAGGGAACAGGTACATTTAAAGGGAATGAATTAACGGTGCCTCATGTAGGCGAGCCGGGCAAACGCCACCGCGAAAGCGAGGTTTGTATTCAAACCGTTTACCCCGCCAACCTGGAGAGTAAAATAATAATGGCCCTGATACTGGCCCACCCCTACGAAGAGGTGGCTTATGACCTGTACAGCTTAACCAACCAAAACCAACAGGTAGGTTCAGGTATGATTGGCGAGCTGGAAGTGCCCACCAACCAGGAATCCTTTTTGTTTCATGTAAAAGATAAGATGCGCACGCACGTAATAAGGCATACCGCTTTTACCCACAAACCCATCAAAAAAGTGGCTGTTTGCGGGGGCTCGGGAGGCTTTTTACTGAAGCATGCCATAGCCGCCGGAGCCGACATTTTCATCACCTCCGACTACAAGTATCACGAGTTTTTTGACGCCGGAGGAAAGATAGTGATTGCCGATATCGGACACTTTGAGAGTGAACAATTTACGGTGCAATTATTGTATGAAATAATTAGAAAAAAATTCCCTATCTTTGCCGTCCGTTTAACAGAAGTAAATACAAACCCCGTCAAATATTTTATTTAATGGAACAAACCGTAGAACAGAAGCTTAAAGCTTTATACGAACTCCAAACCATCCACACCAAAATTGACAGAATACGCCAGGTACGTGGCGAGCTGCCAATGGAAGTTGCCGATCTGGAAGATGATGTTGCAGGCCTTGAAACCCGCATACAGAAAATCAAATATGAGCTGGATGATGTAGAGGATGAGATTGTAACCCGCAAAAACCTGATCAAAGATGCTCAGGCCAACATCAAAAAATACGAAGCGCAACTTAACGAAGTTAAGAACAACCGCGAGTATGATGCGATATCAAAAGAAATTGAGATACAAGGATTAGATATACAGGTAAGCGAGAAGAAGATAAGGGAGTATGGTTTCGAGATAACTTCAAAAACCCAGGTATACGAAAAAGCCCTTGCCGATCTGGAAGCACGCAAGAACGATCTTGATGCCAAAAAAGATGAGTTAGGTGTTATTACCGCCGAAACTGAGAAAGAAGAGAACGACCTTGTTGCCCAGGCAGAAAAGGCTATCCCGAATATTGAAGAGCGTTTATTTACAGCTTATACCCGTTTGCGCCAAAATGCAAAAAATGGTTTAGCGGTAGTAACCATTCAGCGCGATTCATGTTCTGGTTGTTTTAACCAAATCCCGCCTCAGCGCCAGTCGGATATCCGTCAGCGCAAAAAGATCATCGTTTGCGAACATTGCGGACGTATCCTGGTTGATGAGCAAATGGCCTTAGAAGCCGAAACTGTATAAGCAAACCACTTATAAAATTAATATAAAAGGCATCTTAGGGGTGCCTTTTTTTGTTAACTGAGTTTTTATGAGAAGATCAAGGCTGCTTTATTTTACAATCATTATAGCTACCATAATTACGGGACTGCTTTCCCGGCATTTTAAAAGCATCCCGCTGTTTATTGGCGATATCCTTTGGGCGCTAATGGTTTATTTTATCGTGAGCTTCCTGTTTATCAATAAGCCTATAAAAGTAGTGGTTATTGCCAGCCTGTTGTTTTGCTTCGCTATAGAGTTCAGCCAGCTTTATAAAGCGCCCTGGATAAATGATTTGAGGCATACGCTGTTTGGTAAGCTTGTTTTAGGCGCAGGCTTTTTATGGAGCGATTTGTTGTGTTATGTAGTTGGTGTGGGGATAGGTTGTATTGTTGACTTTTACATGCTTGAAAAAACTCCAAAATAGCTTAAAACATACTCGTCTGCTTCCCCTTCCTTGGCACAAATAAGGTATAGTCATACTCCGGCATCTCCCGGCCATCTAAAAAGCGGTTACAGGCCATCCTGAACATCTGGTGGATGGATTCGGCTACCTTCCCTTCGCCGCTCATGCGCCTGCCAAAGTCACTATCATTGAGGTTGCCGTCGTGGCAGGAGCGAATCATGTTCAACACCTTTTCGGCACGGTTGGGGAAAGCTTTATAAATCCAGTCGCTAAATAAATCGGCAATACTCCCGTTAAGGCGCACTATTGTAAATCCGGCAGCCAAAGCGCCCCTATCGGCTGCAGCCTTGATAATATTAGGGACTTCGTTACTGTTAAGCCCCGGAATAATAGGCGCTGCCATTACCCTTACCGGAATGCCTTTTTCTGAGAGCTTTTGAACAACGGCCAGCCTACCGGTCGCGGTAACCGTTCTTGGCTCCAGTTTTTGGCGAAGCTGTTCGTCAAGGGAAGTAATTGATACGTTAACATGAACCAGGTTCA
The genomic region above belongs to Mucilaginibacter sp. KACC 22773 and contains:
- a CDS encoding DinB family protein, yielding MTKQYFTALAAYNSWANDKAMAWLSQVSDEQWEQTLISSFGSVRQTAVHIASAEKIWIDFWIKAPAPTYLTSHFEGPKNELIDIWKTASAGMQNFIKNWPEENYTDAVTFVYPRRGSGQLPYWQTFAHSINHSTYHRGQLVTLLRQAGFDKLSSLDQATYYLTHVNS
- a CDS encoding helix-turn-helix domain-containing protein, whose product is MKQAEPIRIFSYQAEGASIRNRITLLQNLFSFLLEGEKTVHYAGKIVSIIPGQFLLLAAGNCLMSEKIVAPGGNYRSILIAFDNRVLADFFIRHQELLRATASQLQEEPILRFQQDAFIQNFISSLGHMLAENQAISPNMQQLKLYELLLYLGESYPGILQKLRGMSHEAADDIVIRQAVNAHIDQPVSVEELAFLCNASLSTFKRRFARLYGTSPSKWLLEKRMEKAARLLKQGGHKASDIYYELGYENLSSFIQSFKQVHGITPKQYQLNN
- a CDS encoding YbhB/YbcL family Raf kinase inhibitor-like protein; protein product: MATFTLKSKELGGQLNIKQYADSMGFTGQNRSPQLYWENAPKETRAFALTIYDQDAPTGSGFWHWIVFNIPAGVTELPANAGDISKNLLPKGTIQSNTDMGFAGYAGAAPPEGPAHRYLITVYALGQKLQLDQNATPAYVGFNLHYATLAKASLLVYGQKH
- a CDS encoding DUF4397 domain-containing protein codes for the protein MKQIFTQRAGMIGMICLLAVSLTSCLKNDDNHQYIAPKVALVSAINASPDAQPVDFFLDQNRANNFYIKSGESLDYINAYTGKRTITFYVGASNQKIISDTATFKANKLYSVFLANVVSTPNILVIPDSVGVPDEGKAGVRFVNLSPDNQALDLVVKAGATLASAKSYKQYSPFVTVNGGNTYTFEIHKAGTATVLYTLTDVQIKNKTLNTIWVQGLSAATDSKKLTAHAQENVYYY
- a CDS encoding glutamine--tRNA ligase/YqeY domain fusion protein, whose protein sequence is MSEERSLNFIEEIVEEDIANGKHNGRVLTRFPPEPNGYLHIGHAKSICLNFGLAQKYNGKTNLRFDDTNPVKEDVEYVDSIKEDVKWLGFNWAEELYASDYFDQLYEFAVTLIKANLAYVDDSTAEEIAHQKGTPTEPGVPNQYRSRSVEENLELFADMKAGKYPDGAKVLRAKVDLAAPNMHLRDPLMYRIKHAHHHRTGDAWCIYPMYDFAHGQSDAIEQITHSICTLEFIPHRALYDWFIEQLSIFPSKQYEFARLNLNYTVMSKRKLLQLVVENHVDGWDDPRMPTISGLRRRGYTPASIREFCERIGVAKRENMIDVGLLEFCIREDLNKTAWRRMAVLDPIKCILTNYPEGEVEIMHGENNPEAEDGDGSREFPFSRELWIEREDFMEVPSKKFFRLGVGLMVRLKNAYIIRCDSFVKDADGNITEIHCSYLPESKSGNDTSGINVKGTIHWVSVPHAKTAEVRLYDRLFQVENPQSEEGDFKDYINPNSLHIIPTAYIEPDLANATPGTAVQFMRKGYFTLDKYSTSAKLVFNRTVTLKDGWVKK
- a CDS encoding TM2 domain-containing protein, with the translated sequence MNMQQGNYMNFQDMTPEEMAFLQQATANLNESQTNYFYMVYSSKRKSAQEIMLFTLLGFVGFAGIHRFVLGQIGMGFVYFFTGGFCAIGTIVDLVNNKSLVLKYNKEMAYDSHRMALMTP
- a CDS encoding Nif3-like dinuclear metal center hexameric protein, which produces MKLSALTAYLESLAPLVYQEDYDNAGLIVGHPDQEISQALLSLDCTEAVVDEAIATGCQLIISHHPIVFRGLKKFNSKTYVERVVEKAIRKGIALYAIHTNLDNVMHGVNNRICDTLGLKNCRILLPKHNLIKKLVTFVPHSHADAVREALFAAGAGNIGNYSEVSFNAEGTGTFKGNELTVPHVGEPGKRHRESEVCIQTVYPANLESKIIMALILAHPYEEVAYDLYSLTNQNQQVGSGMIGELEVPTNQESFLFHVKDKMRTHVIRHTAFTHKPIKKVAVCGGSGGFLLKHAIAAGADIFITSDYKYHEFFDAGGKIVIADIGHFESEQFTVQLLYEIIRKKFPIFAVRLTEVNTNPVKYFI
- a CDS encoding zinc ribbon domain-containing protein, whose amino-acid sequence is MEQTVEQKLKALYELQTIHTKIDRIRQVRGELPMEVADLEDDVAGLETRIQKIKYELDDVEDEIVTRKNLIKDAQANIKKYEAQLNEVKNNREYDAISKEIEIQGLDIQVSEKKIREYGFEITSKTQVYEKALADLEARKNDLDAKKDELGVITAETEKEENDLVAQAEKAIPNIEERLFTAYTRLRQNAKNGLAVVTIQRDSCSGCFNQIPPQRQSDIRQRKKIIVCEHCGRILVDEQMALEAETV
- a CDS encoding ribosomal maturation YjgA family protein, which translates into the protein MRRSRLLYFTIIIATIITGLLSRHFKSIPLFIGDILWALMVYFIVSFLFINKPIKVVVIASLLFCFAIEFSQLYKAPWINDLRHTLFGKLVLGAGFLWSDLLCYVVGVGIGCIVDFYMLEKTPK